The following are encoded in a window of Brevibacillus ruminantium genomic DNA:
- a CDS encoding ABC transporter permease — MLGLVENETIKLLRRRRFLVVLLILAILIPIFTYAQYRSVQTAQEQMGTSDWRALLQQQIVDTQNRLASSRLPEEWREFLKIRVQQQQYYLDHDINPMAPGAPTFARGFMDQAVSLFLPMIIVVLAVDLVSAEYSEGTIKLLLTRPVKRWKVLTSKYLTLLLFTSLTVLMSLVLAYLISGVVFGYAGWDMPVLTGFEITGGELQTAGVFTLPQWKYLLMQYGLGWFVSIVVGTITFMVSVLVRSAAAGMGIMMAALISGSILTQMASSWESSKYLFVVNLQLTDYLSGTLPPIKGMSLPFSLTILSVWGIAALIIAYIWFIKRDVTS; from the coding sequence ATGCTGGGACTGGTTGAAAATGAAACAATCAAGCTGCTGCGCCGCCGCCGCTTTCTGGTCGTACTTTTGATTCTGGCGATCCTGATCCCGATCTTCACGTATGCGCAGTATCGGTCGGTTCAGACGGCACAGGAACAGATGGGGACAAGCGACTGGCGAGCGCTTTTGCAGCAGCAGATCGTCGACACGCAGAATCGTCTGGCATCCAGCAGGCTGCCGGAGGAATGGCGGGAGTTTTTAAAAATTCGCGTGCAGCAACAGCAGTATTACCTGGACCATGACATCAATCCGATGGCACCGGGGGCGCCTACGTTTGCACGCGGCTTTATGGATCAGGCGGTATCTCTCTTTTTGCCGATGATCATCGTCGTTCTGGCTGTGGATCTCGTCTCGGCAGAGTACAGCGAAGGGACTATCAAGCTGCTGCTCACGAGGCCAGTCAAACGATGGAAAGTGCTTACCAGCAAGTACCTGACTTTGCTGTTATTTACATCGCTCACCGTACTCATGAGTCTCGTGCTGGCCTATCTCATATCGGGGGTCGTCTTTGGATACGCAGGGTGGGACATGCCAGTCTTGACCGGCTTTGAAATCACGGGAGGAGAGCTGCAGACAGCAGGGGTCTTCACACTGCCACAGTGGAAGTATCTCCTGATGCAATACGGACTTGGCTGGTTTGTCTCGATCGTGGTCGGAACCATTACGTTTATGGTGTCAGTCCTGGTCCGCAGTGCGGCGGCGGGAATGGGCATCATGATGGCAGCCTTGATCAGCGGGTCGATTTTGACGCAAATGGCCTCTTCCTGGGAGAGCTCCAAATACCTTTTCGTCGTCAATCTGCAGTTAACAGACTATCTCTCGGGCACGCTGCCTCCGATCAAAGGCATGTCGCTTCCTTTTTCACTCACAATCCTCAGTGTCTGGGGGATTGCTGCTCTGATCATCGCCTACATCTGGTTTATCAAGCGGGACGTTACCTCCTGA
- a CDS encoding ABC transporter substrate-binding protein: protein MRKAVTFLLSACLFTGLAGCGTQPGPDKTAKTAAPAAAGETTVKLGLTQFVEHPALDAIRQGIIDGLKESGYEEGKNVEIDYQNAHGDMNNTVSIAQKYAGDGKDLVVAIATPSAQAAAKAIADKPVVFSAVTDPLSAQLVSSLEKPDKNITGTSDKVSMEQQLELIKTFMPELKKLGVIYTTSEVNSEVQVKDLEAAASKAGVEVVKAGISQLSEVQIAAQGLVAKTDALFIPIDNTVVSSFEAVLGAAEQSKIPVFASDTDTVKRGAVATYGIDYYKIGKQTGEMASRILKGQAVTDTPVEVSKEADLYINEKAAETFGLTIPDALKSQAKEIMK, encoded by the coding sequence ATGAGAAAAGCAGTTACCTTTTTACTTTCTGCATGCCTGTTTACTGGATTGGCAGGCTGTGGCACACAACCAGGGCCGGACAAAACGGCCAAAACGGCTGCACCTGCAGCTGCCGGAGAAACAACCGTGAAGCTGGGATTGACCCAATTTGTGGAGCACCCGGCGTTGGACGCGATCCGTCAGGGGATCATCGACGGGCTGAAGGAATCCGGTTATGAAGAAGGAAAGAACGTAGAGATTGACTATCAAAACGCCCATGGCGATATGAATAATACGGTTTCGATTGCACAGAAATACGCGGGTGACGGCAAAGACCTGGTGGTCGCGATCGCTACGCCGTCCGCCCAAGCTGCTGCCAAAGCGATTGCGGACAAGCCGGTTGTATTCAGTGCCGTAACTGATCCGCTTTCGGCACAGTTGGTAAGTTCTCTGGAAAAGCCGGACAAAAACATCACCGGTACATCTGACAAGGTGTCAATGGAGCAACAGCTGGAACTGATCAAAACCTTCATGCCGGAGCTGAAAAAGCTGGGCGTGATCTATACCACCTCCGAGGTAAATTCCGAGGTGCAGGTAAAAGACCTGGAGGCAGCTGCGAGCAAAGCAGGCGTGGAAGTTGTCAAAGCCGGCATCTCCCAGCTTTCTGAAGTACAGATCGCTGCTCAAGGACTTGTCGCAAAAACAGACGCGCTCTTCATCCCGATTGACAACACCGTCGTTTCTTCGTTTGAAGCAGTTTTGGGAGCGGCTGAGCAAAGCAAAATTCCAGTGTTCGCCTCCGATACCGATACAGTGAAGCGCGGAGCAGTGGCAACGTACGGGATTGATTACTATAAAATCGGCAAACAGACAGGGGAAATGGCAAGCCGCATTCTGAAAGGCCAAGCCGTTACCGATACACCTGTAGAGGTTTCCAAAGAAGCTGATTTATACATCAATGAAAAGGCAGCTGAAACATTTGGGCTGACCATCCCGGATGCGCTCAAATCTCAAGCAAAAGAAATCATGAAGTAA
- a CDS encoding RNA polymerase sigma factor — protein MQSDAEIIQRILQGDTEGYRELIQRYQHMIYVFIYKMINNRTDAEDLTQEVFVKAYEKLSTFRGDSQFSSWLHTLARNKTIDFIRRRKFHDSDDQLAYVPSQVRNESPQESLMTKETRREIEEAFGMLSESYREVIVLRCTHEYPFEKIAAMLGIAESTARVRYLRARQELAKLLSRKEGGLVHELPGI, from the coding sequence ATGCAATCCGACGCCGAAATCATTCAGCGGATTCTCCAGGGCGACACCGAAGGATACAGAGAGTTAATCCAGCGGTATCAGCACATGATTTACGTGTTCATCTACAAAATGATAAACAACCGAACCGATGCGGAAGATCTCACCCAGGAGGTCTTTGTCAAAGCGTATGAGAAACTGTCCACCTTCCGCGGAGACAGTCAATTTTCCTCCTGGCTTCATACGCTTGCCCGCAACAAGACGATCGATTTTATCCGTCGACGCAAGTTTCATGATTCAGACGACCAATTGGCCTACGTTCCTTCCCAGGTCCGTAACGAATCTCCACAAGAGTCTCTGATGACCAAAGAAACTCGTCGGGAAATCGAGGAGGCTTTTGGGATGCTGTCCGAATCGTATCGGGAAGTCATCGTGCTCCGCTGCACGCATGAGTATCCTTTTGAAAAAATTGCCGCCATGCTCGGAATTGCCGAGTCAACGGCCCGCGTCCGATATTTGCGCGCTCGCCAGGAACTAGCCAAACTACTTTCACGCAAGGAAGGGGGGCTCGTACATGAACTGCCAGGAATTTAG
- a CDS encoding DNA repair helicase XPB: MSYRPDLPMIVQSDRTILLEAQHPQFEEARQALAAFAELMKSPEYIHTYRMTPLSLWNAAAAGTAPEKVTGVLERYSKYGVPPTIIREIHDTMSRYGLLRLEKREEQLLLCGDDPTLLQDLTSYKAVSALLEETADHTAYPVKPYARGLIKQELIRLGYPVQDFAGYNEGEACPVSLRSASTSSGAPFSLRAYQQEAVDAFYAAGTALGGSGVLVLPCGAGKTVIGLGALCQFQKATLILTTNTTSVRQWISELLEKTDLDPSMIGEYSGERKEVKPVTVATYQILTYRPDAESDFPHMALFSKRDWGLIIYDEVHLLPAPVFRVTSGIQATRRLGLTATLVREDGREEDVFTLIGPKKYEMPWKSLEEQGWIAEASCREIRLPFAAQWREAYAQAGARQKYRIAAENPLKLTAVQKLLSQHEQDQVLIIGQYVEQLETMARQLDIPVITGKVPERERELLYQRFKKGELKRLIVSKVANFAVDLPDANVAIQISGTYGSRQEEAQRLGRILRPKQKENAAHFYTLVTRDTREQEFAMNRQLFLIEQGYKYEIVEIESLD, encoded by the coding sequence TTGTCGTACCGTCCCGATTTACCCATGATCGTACAAAGCGATCGGACCATCCTGCTTGAGGCTCAGCATCCGCAGTTTGAAGAAGCCCGGCAGGCTCTTGCCGCTTTTGCGGAATTGATGAAAAGCCCGGAGTATATACACACCTACAGAATGACCCCGCTTTCTCTGTGGAATGCGGCTGCAGCCGGCACTGCTCCTGAGAAGGTGACCGGGGTATTGGAGAGGTATAGCAAATACGGCGTCCCGCCGACGATTATTCGGGAAATCCACGATACGATGAGTCGGTATGGATTGCTTCGACTGGAAAAAAGGGAGGAGCAGCTCCTACTCTGCGGTGATGATCCGACGCTGCTCCAGGACTTGACCAGCTACAAAGCTGTTTCTGCTTTGCTGGAAGAGACAGCTGATCATACAGCTTATCCAGTCAAGCCATACGCGCGCGGACTGATCAAACAGGAATTGATTCGCCTTGGCTATCCTGTGCAAGACTTTGCTGGCTACAACGAAGGAGAAGCTTGTCCCGTCTCGCTTCGGTCTGCGAGCACTTCGAGCGGAGCGCCCTTTTCCCTGCGCGCCTACCAGCAGGAGGCCGTCGACGCTTTTTATGCAGCGGGAACAGCGCTGGGCGGAAGCGGTGTCCTCGTGCTCCCCTGCGGCGCCGGAAAAACGGTGATCGGACTGGGAGCCCTCTGCCAGTTTCAAAAGGCAACGCTGATCCTGACTACCAATACAACCTCCGTCAGACAGTGGATTTCTGAATTACTGGAGAAAACCGATCTCGATCCGTCGATGATCGGCGAGTATTCAGGCGAGCGCAAAGAGGTCAAGCCTGTGACCGTGGCGACCTATCAAATTCTCACCTATCGCCCTGATGCGGAAAGCGATTTTCCCCATATGGCGCTCTTTTCAAAGCGGGACTGGGGGTTGATTATTTACGACGAGGTGCATCTGCTGCCAGCCCCCGTGTTTCGTGTCACCTCCGGGATTCAGGCGACCCGCCGTCTCGGGCTGACCGCCACGCTGGTACGGGAAGACGGGCGTGAGGAAGACGTCTTTACCTTGATCGGGCCGAAAAAATACGAGATGCCGTGGAAATCCCTGGAGGAGCAAGGCTGGATTGCCGAGGCCAGCTGCCGGGAAATTCGCTTGCCTTTCGCCGCGCAGTGGCGAGAGGCATATGCTCAAGCCGGGGCCAGACAAAAATACCGGATTGCTGCAGAAAATCCGCTGAAGCTGACGGCAGTGCAAAAACTGCTGTCACAGCATGAACAGGATCAGGTCTTGATCATCGGTCAATATGTGGAACAGCTTGAAACCATGGCTCGGCAGCTGGACATCCCGGTCATAACCGGCAAGGTACCAGAGCGGGAACGGGAGCTTCTCTACCAGCGCTTCAAGAAAGGGGAACTGAAGCGTCTGATCGTCTCGAAGGTCGCCAATTTTGCTGTGGACCTGCCTGATGCCAATGTGGCGATTCAGATTTCGGGTACATATGGCTCCCGGCAAGAGGAAGCACAGCGTCTGGGACGCATTTTGCGGCCGAAGCAAAAAGAAAACGCTGCCCATTTTTACACCCTCGTCACCAGGGATACAAGAGAACAAGAATTTGCTATGAATCGGCAGCTGTTTCTGATAGAACAAGGATATAAATATGAAATTGTAGAAATAGAGTCGCTGGATTGA
- a CDS encoding hemolysin family protein, translating to MELWGSVMNLFLIVVLVLLNGFFVATEFAVVKVRESRITQLVAEGNKRAENVEQVLDNLDAYLSACQLGITLASLGLGWLGEPAIARLLHPVFQYFGLSETLVGSISFIIAFSIITFLHIVMGELAPKSLAIQRTEWVALHVSKPIRLFYKIMYPFIAFLNWSAAKILSLAGIQINPHQEAHTEEEIRILVSESHKSGLIDQTELMLVDNIFDFSETMAREIMVPRTDMVVLNLRDSFEENISLVQHGRYTRFPVVDGDKDHVVGSLHIKDLLTSVLGHKNSSLEELMRPILTVPETISISRLLTMLQKQRVQIAIIIDEYGGTAGLVTLEDIMEEIVGDIQDEFDNERPEVEKKDDQLSFDGRMLLEEVNDYLDIDLTDPEVDTIAGWIYKRIDHTPRVGDIVSEDGYDFIVDEVDHFRITRVLVKKSKEEAQQGATEEAEPVSGR from the coding sequence ATGGAGTTGTGGGGGAGCGTCATGAATCTGTTCCTGATCGTGGTTCTCGTCCTTCTGAACGGCTTTTTCGTTGCTACTGAATTCGCTGTGGTCAAGGTCAGGGAATCGCGGATTACCCAATTGGTGGCAGAGGGAAACAAACGTGCGGAAAATGTGGAACAGGTGCTGGATAATCTGGATGCGTATCTGTCCGCCTGTCAGCTTGGTATCACACTGGCTTCACTCGGGCTGGGCTGGCTCGGCGAACCGGCGATCGCCCGTCTTTTGCACCCTGTTTTTCAGTATTTTGGACTCAGCGAGACGTTGGTGGGAAGCATTTCTTTCATTATCGCTTTTTCCATTATTACCTTTTTGCATATTGTCATGGGAGAACTTGCGCCCAAATCACTCGCGATCCAGCGCACTGAATGGGTAGCCCTGCACGTATCGAAGCCAATTCGGCTTTTTTACAAAATCATGTATCCGTTCATCGCCTTTCTCAACTGGTCCGCTGCGAAGATCCTCAGCCTGGCAGGCATTCAGATCAATCCGCATCAGGAAGCCCATACCGAAGAAGAGATCAGGATTCTGGTCAGCGAAAGCCACAAAAGCGGCCTGATTGATCAGACTGAGCTGATGCTGGTGGATAATATCTTTGATTTCTCCGAGACCATGGCCAGAGAGATCATGGTGCCGCGTACGGATATGGTCGTGCTGAATCTGCGCGATTCCTTTGAGGAAAATATCAGTCTGGTACAGCATGGCCGGTATACGCGATTTCCCGTGGTGGACGGGGACAAGGATCACGTAGTGGGCAGTTTGCATATCAAAGACCTGCTGACCAGTGTTCTGGGACACAAAAACAGCAGTCTGGAAGAGCTGATGCGTCCCATTTTGACGGTGCCGGAGACGATCTCAATCAGCCGGCTCTTGACCATGCTTCAGAAGCAGCGCGTGCAGATTGCGATTATTATCGATGAATATGGCGGCACGGCCGGGCTGGTGACGCTGGAAGATATTATGGAAGAAATCGTGGGAGACATTCAGGATGAATTTGACAATGAACGGCCCGAAGTGGAGAAAAAAGATGACCAGCTCTCGTTCGATGGGCGGATGCTGCTGGAGGAAGTGAATGATTATCTCGACATCGACCTCACAGATCCGGAAGTCGATACGATCGCCGGTTGGATTTACAAGCGGATTGATCACACACCGCGGGTTGGTGATATCGTAAGTGAGGACGGATACGATTTTATCGTGGACGAGGTCGACCATTTCCGCATTACCCGTGTCCTGGTGAAAAAGAGTAAGGAAGAAGCGCAACAGGGAGCAACTGAAGAAGCAGAGCCCGTGTCCGGCCGGTAA